One genomic window of Salvia miltiorrhiza cultivar Shanhuang (shh) chromosome 4, IMPLAD_Smil_shh, whole genome shotgun sequence includes the following:
- the LOC131022906 gene encoding uncharacterized protein LOC131022906, with the protein MTGLKFGGSIILPQGSFFHQKVFGGQRYLRLVNIEKTFIKECKETCGRSETSLKLAYLYIVYGLLVMKDRTQKNVDLGYIHLMDDLERFLRYPWGRTAYDFLVPRTYNARKLLDKMGTTENRLTVEAYGFVYALQAWAYEIMPSLAAFCGKRLMEHENNIPRMQHWSADSGFHFDDLWPYFLPRSGRDPVPIIVSPTEYKLMDVLGIPSTLHPASPIPVFNAKSLVRKRRLTFEEDEAVGKEAAIQNTPMKNSEHLSLDSLGNVAVGKGYGEKPLISLDPRRFPRLVGKTKNIEAKKAKVEDDNAENRASSPALSNNSVEILNYTTVAEKAKTNSNALIFLMMELMEKVDKLDQKIDKLFVKVESGTTTLHDEVLECLRSYFHPKASANPIKSGGEQCSKLDEGLFGKINGEFPCDGGEFARFANIKELINMCKKHEREEGFSNDLCGNELMHEDPLARSKSEGYEEKSFFPRTSTGVGIALKSKDITTENSHAYTTNFIPSLNVGCTSANMEVGSDQMLMERLKYDPCDYDFNYSELNPFLRWQKAASLGDRYDFFFLQLPIH; encoded by the exons ATGACGGGACTGAAGTTCGGTGGTAGTATCATTTTACCTCAAGGTTCTTTTTTCCACCAAAAAGTTTTTGGTGGACAACGTTATCTGCGTTTGGTAAACATAGAGAAAACCTTTATCAAAGAATGCAAAGAGACCTGTGGCAGATCAGAGACAAGCTTGAAGCTAGCCTATTTGTATATTGTGTACGGGCTTTTGGTGATGAAGGATAGGACGCAGAAGAACGTCGATCTTGGTTATATTCATCTCATGGATGACCTTGAGAGGTTCCTTCGGTATCCGTGGGGCAGAACAGCTTATGATTTCTTGGTCCCTCGTACGTATAATGCAAGAAAGCTCCTCGATAAAATGGGAACAACTGAAAATAGGCTGACAGTAGAGGCTTATGGTTTTGTGTACGCCTTACAGGCTTGGGCTTATGAAATTATGCCATCGTTGGCTGCCTTTTGCGGCAAGCGATTGATGGAGCATGAGAACAACATTCCAAGAATGCAACATTGGTCTGCTGATTCCGGGTTTCACTTTGATGACTTGTGGCCATATTTTTTACCTAGATCCGGAAGGGATCCG GTTCCCATCATTGTTTCTCCCACGGAATATAAGCTGATGGATGTTCTTGGTATTCCTTCAACCTTGCATCCCGCTTCACCCATTCCTGTATTTAATGCAAAGAGTTTGGTACGAAAAAGACGTCTGACATTTGAGGAAGATGAGGCTGTTGGAAAAGAAGCTGCAATCCAGAATACTCCAATGAAGAATTCAGAACATTTAAGCTTGGATTCGTTGGGAAATGTGGCTGTTGGAAAAGGCTATGGAGAGAAGCCGTTGATAAGCTTGGATCCCCGCCGTTTCCCTCGTTTGGTAGGAAAAACAAAGAATATAGAAGCAAAGAAGGCAAAAGTTGAGGATGATAATGCAGAAAATCGAGCATCTAGCCCTGCCCTTTCTAACAATAGCGTGGAAATTCTGAATTACACTACGGTTGCTGAAAAAGCAAAGACTAATAGCAAT GCCTTGATCTTTTtgatgatggagttgatggagaAAGTCGATAAGTTAGATCAGAAAATTGATAAGCTATTTGTTAAAGTTGAGAGTGGTACTACGACTCTACACGATGAGGTGTTAGAGTGCCTCCGGTCTTACTTTCACCCGAAGGCAAGCGCAAACCCAATAAAATCTGGTGGAGAACAATGCAGTAAACTTGATGAAGGtttgtttggcaaaataaatgGAGAGTTTCCTTGTGATGGAGGTGAATTTGCTCGCTTTGCGAATATTAAAGAACTTATTAATATGTGTAAAAAACACGAGCGAGAGGAGGGTTTTAGTAATGACTTGTGTGGCAACGAATTGATGCATGAAGATCCACTGGCT AGGTCAAAATCTGAAGGTTATGAAGAAAAAAGCTTCTTTCCACGTACGAGTACAGGTGTTGGTATAGCTTTGAAGAGCAAGGACATAACTACAGAAAACAGCCATGCCTATACAACCAACTTCATCCCGTCTCTCAATGTTGGTTGCACATCGGCGAACATGGAAGTTGGTTCTGACCAAATGTTGATGGAACGCCTTAAATATGATCCTTGTGATTATGACTTCAACTACTCTGAACTAAATCCATTCCTTCGATGGCAGAAGGCTGCTTCTCTTGGAGATcggtatgattttttttttttgcaactgCCCATTCATTAG